CGTGCCTTTTTGCGTAATCGATTTAAACTGCGGAAACTTCACCATGATCGCTTGGGTACGAAAAAAGGCTTCTTCTGATAGTGAGGTAGTTTTAATGAGCCAGCCAGTTCGCGTATAAAGCTGATCACGCACAAACTCGGCATTATCAGCTTCGGCCCAACTGGTACTTGCAAATACATTAACAGTCGGTACGCCATAGTCTTTAAAAATTTGATTGATGGCATCAAACGCTTGTACGATCGCATCAACAGTATCGGGCAAGATTTCATGTTCTGCATAAAAATCATCCCCAATGGCAACTGGATATCTACCGCGTTCAATTGTTTTCAGCGTCCGCAGATTTGTGATGCTAAAAACGATTGCTTGTGCACCGATCATCACAAACCCTTGTATATTATTTGCCATTCTCGTTCCACCCATTTCTTTTCGTTTGCTACCTGACTGTCATCATGCTCTAATGCCATGATAGCACGGTAAACACCGCCTGCATGGCTTTTTAGACAAGCCTTATTACTGACAATCGGTCTATCTACCTTTAGTTTACCAAAAATCGGCATCAATCTTTACTGAATGTGCTATAAGTAGCGCTTTCTTCAGCATTTGGTCCGACCAATGGCAGACTCGACTGCTGGCTAGTCAGTCATTGGCCAATACCACAGACTTAATAACCATCACAAAAGCATGCGATAGCCTCAAATTAGCTCGTCCTTGAGGGTGCTTTCTCACGCAATCATCACTGCTTTTGTGATAATCTTAAAGCATCATGGAACAATTCTGAAAGGATGCTCATTATGAAAATGATTGATCTAGGCCGTTCTGGTCTGCACGCTTCTGCCATTGCGTTAGGTGTTATGCGTTTGCCGAATCTCGATCGGCCGCGAGCAACCGAACTACTTGATGCTGCTTATGACGTTGGCATTAACTTTTTTGACAATGCTGATGTTTACAGCAATGGTAAAGCTGAACAGCTTTTTGGCGATGCGTTGAAGAAGGCCAGCTTTACACGTGATCAAGTCCTGATTCAGACTAAGGTCGGTATCGTCAATGATCGAAAAGCGACCCATCGCTATGATTTCTCCAAAGAGCATATCGTGGATGTTGTCAATGGCAGTCTTAAACGCCTTGGTACCGATCATGTTGACAGCTTGCTATTGCATCGACCTGACCCGCTCATGGAACCAGAGGACGTTGCTGAAGCCTTTCTGCAATTGCAAAATGAAGGTAAAGTTCGGCAGTTCGGGGTTTCCAACTTCAATCCTGCTCAGATTGAACTGCTCCAACAGGCGGTGCCGCAACGATTGATCATCAATCAATTGCAGTTTTCCCTGATGCACACAGGCATGATTGATGCCGGCATGCATACAAACATGGCAGATGCCCGTTCCATTGATCATGATGGCGGTCTTCTCCCATACAGTCAGCAGCATCATATGGCAATTCAGGCGTGGAGTCCTTTCCAATATGGCTTCTTTGAAGGTGTCTTCATCGACAACGATAAATTTTCTGAATTAAATGCCTTACTTCAAAAGCTGGCCGATCAATATACCACCAATCCCAACGCAATTGCTGCTGCCTGGCTCTTGCGTGTACCAGCTGATGTGCAAGTCATCGCCGGAACCACCAAACCCGCTCGCATTCGCGCCATCGCCGAAGCCGGCGACATTGCTTTGACTCGGCAAGAATGGTATGACCTCTACTTCGCCGCCGGAAACGACCTGCCATAATCAGACAGAGCGTGAACTGGCACGGTTAGAAACCGACGCATAAGCGGCCTCAAGTGCATTGACCGGGCTTTGGTCAGTCTGCTTGAGGTCCTTACACGCAGGTTTCTGCGACTGCGAACGCGTTTAGACAGAGCGTGAGGAGTCGCGCTTAGAAACCGAAGTGTAAGTGGCCTCGGGTGCGATGGTCGGCCTTTGACCATTGTGCCCGAGGTCCTCACACGCAGGTTTCTGCGACTGCAAACGCGTTTAGACAAAGCATGAACCAACACATTTTTAAAAGGAAAATCCTATGGAAAAACGACTCGACTACATTACAGATCTCATGGCACTTGGTCCAACCGCCAATGCAAGGACCATTCAGCGTCGCCAAACTGCCCATCGACTCGCAATTGCTGAGGCATGGCAGGTAAAACCCGGCGAAAAAATTCTGGAAGTCGGCTGTGGGCAAGGCGACCTAAGCGCCGTTTTGGCTGATCAAGTCGGCTCAGCCGGGCATGTGACTGGCATTGACATCGCCTCACCTGACTACGGTGCCCCGCTGACGCTTGGCCAAGCATGGAACCACTTGCTTGCGGGACCGCTTGGTGATCGCTTAACGGTTCATTTCAACACTAATCTTTCGGATGATCTTGGGCCCATCGCCGATCAGCATTTTGACCGGGTTGTCCTGGCACATAGTCTTTGGTACTTTGCTTCCGCCAACGCCCTCGCCTTATTATTCAAAAACATGGCAGCTGTCTGTGATCACGTTGATGTCGCCGAGTGGTCAATGCAGCCAACTGCGCTGGATCAAATTGGGCATCTGCAGGCGGCTATGATTCAAGGCTTGCTGTATGCCATTGCTCCAAGTGATGTCGCCAACATTCGCACGTTGATCACGCCGGACACTTTGGCACAAATCACACATGATAACACATGGACCTACACCGCTGGCACCATCGTCGAAGACCCTACTTTAGATGATGCCCACTGGGAGATTGCAACAACCAATGCGCTTTTGACCGAACTCAAGCTCAGCACCGATTTGCGTGATCGTGTGAAACCATTGCTCGAGGCTATGAGCCATAACGGTACGGCAAGTTTAGCAACTTTTACGGGCCGCATCACATTTTAACCAAAATGGAGGTCATCAGACGTTGATTGAATTTACCCCTGCCACAGCCAGTGATTTACCAAAAATTGTCGCCATTTACAATGAAACTATCCCGACCCATCAAGCAACCGCTGACTTGCAGCCGCAAACAGTCGCTGAGAAACAAACTTGGTTTGCGGCTCACAATAACCACTTTCCCGCTTGGATGATTCAAGTTGACCACAAAATCGTTGGCTGGCTGACACTGTCGGCTTATAGTGACCGCTCAGCTTATGACCAAACTGCCGAAATCAGTTTATACCTTGATGTGGCCGCCCGCGGTCACCACGTTGGCAGCGCGGCATTGGCCTTTGTTGACCGCGAAGCACCCAAGCACGACTTAACCACCGTTCTCGCCCGAATTTTTGGGCATAACCAAGCCAGTCGCAACTTGTTCACCAAATTCGGTTATGACCACTGGGGCCATTTGCCAGCCATCGCTATCCTGCCAGAAGGAGAAGCGGATTTAGAAGTCTATGGCAAACACTTTAAAAGCAGAGCGTGAACTGGCGCGCTTAGAAACCGGAGCATAAGCGACCACAAGTGCATTGGCCGGGTTTTGGCCAGTGTGCTTGTGGTCCTTATGTGTAGGTTTCTGCGCCAGTGAACGCGTTTAAAAGAGCCTGAACTGGCGCGCTTAGAAACCGGAGCATAAGTGGCCGCAAGTGCATTGACCGGGTTTTGCCAGTGTGCTTGTGGTCCTTATGTGCAGGTTTCTGCGCCAGTGAACGCGTTTAAAAGAGCGTGAACGCGTAAAAAGCGTTTGACTGATGCTAACGGGCGGGCCCGTTGGCGATCAATCAAACGCTTTTTTAATCTTGGTGCCCAGCTAATTCATCTTCCTGCTGTCTAATACGCCGCATCGTCCGAACATACGAGCTGACTAGTACCAGCACACTGCCGAACCACGCCAGCGGGTTGGCCGCCGATGCACCAGCAAAGCCGAATGGCACAACGAGGAAAATCGCAGCAAACGCCCGCATCCCCAATTCGAAGAATCCCGCAACCGTTGGCACCAACGTCTGGCCAAGACCTTGCAACAAATTACGAATCGTGAAAAGAATCGCCAACAACCAGTACATGCTGGCATTGAAGTGAAAATAAGTCTGGGCTAAGGCCGTCACAGCTGGTTGATTCGGCCCAAGAAACAAATTCACTAATGGTTTGCTGAAAAGAATAATGACCACACCCAGCACTGCCGATAAGCCGACGTTCACCATCAAGGTTTGATAAACTCCGCGACGGATTCGCCCATATTCCTTCGCACCCAGATTCTGCGCAGCAAACGTCGCCATTGCCACCCCAAAAGAGGCTGACGGCAGGGTCGCTAACTGGTCAATTCGTCCAGCCGCCGTATACGCAGCAACCGCATTGGTGCCTAATGTATTCAACATCACCTGCAAAATGACAGCGCCAATTGCGATAATCGACATCTGAAACCCCATCGGAAGCCCAACTTTTAAATGCTGAACAATATCGTGCCAATCAAAGCGCAAATCACGACGCCGAATCATCAGAAGCGGTATCCGCATGCGAATGTAAATCCAACAGAGCAACGCCGCGATTACTTGCGCGCTAACCGTCGCATAGCCGGCACCAGCCACCCCGGAATGAAACCCGAGAATGAACCAAAAGTCCAGTACGATATTAATAATGGTCGCAATGATCAAGAAGAACAGCGGTGTTCTTGAATCGCCCAGTGCGCGCAGCATATTGCTTAACAAGTTAAAACTCATTGATGCAATAATGCCGAAATAGATAACCCGCACAAAGGCAATCGAACCATCCATGATATCCGGTGGTGTCTGCATCACGGTCAATAATGGTCGTGTCATCGTGACGGCTGCTACGGTGAGAATCAGTGAAATCCCACCCGTGATCCAAATGCTCGTACCGAAACTGCGTCGCACACGGCGATAATCATGAGCACCATAGGCCTGTGCTGTCAAAATAGAAAGTCCAGCCGTGGTCCCTTGCGCAAATCCAATAATCAAAAAAACAATGCTGGATGTTGCCCCAACTGCCGCCAACGCATCCTTACCGATCGTCCGCCCAACAATCAACGCATCCATAAAACTATAAAGCTGTTGAAAAAGATTGCCAATCAGTAATGGAATCGTGAACAGCACGATTAATTTCAATGGCTTACCGATGGTCAAATTCCGCATTAACAAATCCTCCAAAAATGATCGTGTGCTCACCCAATCAGGATCGCACTTTTCAACAACGGGATTGCACACGTAAACTACCTGTCCGTCATCGGATATCACTGATAAGCGATATGACATGCGCTCGTTCCCGTTCACAAAAGACTAATTCAACAACCATAGCACAAAAAACCAGGCAGCGACTCGCTGTCTGGTAATTGAAATATATTTGCAATCAAACATCGGCACCACCGCCGCCGGAACTGCCGCCGCCCCAGCTGGAACCGCCACCGGAGCCGCCTCCGAAACCACCGCCGAAGCCGCCTCCGCCGCCACGGCGGCCAGAAGATAGCAGCGCGTCCAGAATAACCCAGAGCCAAAAGCTGCTGTCACCTCGACCACGGCGACCACCACGGCCACCGCCGCCGCGACTACCAAAGATGATGGCCACAACGACGACAGCGATAAAGATGAAAACAATTTTCGTCAAAAAGTTGCCGCCGCTGTCTTGACTTGAGTTGCGATATTGATTCATCGTCTCATCAGAAACCGTGTTTTGATCTTTAGGGAACTTGTATTTCTTATCGATGACTGTCGCAACCGCATTGAAAACCTTGCGAATGGCCTGATTCAGTTCTTTAGGATCATGTGACTTGATGTCCTTCAGATTGTCATTCAAGATTCGCCCAGCCAGCGCATCAGGCAAATCGCCTTCCAAACCATAACCAACTTCAATGCGCATGTTCTGCTTGCCGCCGTTATTCGCATAAAGCAAAAGCACTCCGTTATCGGTACCTTTCTTGCCAATTCCCCATTTCTGGAAAAGATCCGGTGCATAGTCTGACAAGGGGTCGCCATGGGTCGACTTTAAAGCTGCTACGGCAATTTGCGGCTGTTGTTTGGTGCCTTGGTAATACTGATTCTTACTGTCGATCAGTTGCTTGGTACTTTCATCAAGCACACTGTCTTGATCTAGATAGTAATGCTCGGTGGGCCGTGCCGGCAGATCTTCGGCTGCCGCCACTGGCTGCGCGGCGCCAGTGAACAACAACAAACCCGTCAGCGCGGCAACAAACCACGCTAAATGCCTGCGCATGGTGCCACCTACTTCCCAGAACTAGAGCTGTTCGTTGAAAAATCAACGCTTGGAACCGTTTGGGCAGCCGGTGTTGCTTTGAAGGTGTCCTTCTTCCCTAAGCCCATCATGCTAGCAAAAATATTCTTCGGAAAGGTCACAACACTCTGGTTATAATCACGAACCTGATCAATGTATCGCTTACGTTCAACCGAGATTCGATTTTCACTACCTTCAAGCTGTGTCATCAAGGTGTTCACCTGATTGCTGCTTTGCAGTGTCGGGTAATTCTCTTTAATCACGTTGATCAAAGTACCCACACTCTTGTTCAACTGATCATCGGCCTTAGCTTTGTCAGTTGTCGAACTTGCATTAGCATACGACTTGCGGGCTTCAGCAATGTCACCAAAAACCTTCTGCTCTTGGCCCATGTTGCCCTTAACCGCATTAACTAAGTTAGGCACCAAGTCAGCCCGTCGCTGCATGACGTTTTCAACCTGGCCCCATTGCGCTTCAACGGCTTGATTCTGCTTAGCTAATGAGTTGTAGGTGCCGATTCCGAAGATCAGGCAGATAGCAACAATCACACCAAGGACAATACTTGTGACCGCAACTGGACTTAATCGTTTCGTTTTCATTGATATGAATTCCCCTCTAATGCGTTCACAATTACCTACCTTTTCACGGAAAAAGCCGTCAGAAAACAACGGTACTTCCGTGAAAAGGCAGGCTACAACTGCTCACGCTTATCATCAATTTCCTGCTTATACCATCATTCTACCATGACGACGGTTTTCGACATCCGGCTTAAGACGGAACTTGACTATTTAAAGTAGTTGAATCCGATCGCATCCCGAACTTCCTGAAGCGTTTGATTAGCCACCACATTGGCTTTAGCCGAACCTTGCTTGAGCATATCAGCAACCGCCCCCATATCCTTGGCATAGTGCTCCCGCCGAGTGCGGATAGGTTCAAGCACTGCCTCCATGACATCAATCAGGTAGCGCTTGATCTTCACGTCCCCTAAGCCGCCATGTTGGTACTGGGCTTTCAACTCAGCAACTTGCTGCTTATCAGGATCGAAAATATCAAGATAGGTAAAGACAACATTACCTTCCACCTTACCGGGGTCTTCAACGTGAATATGGCCCGGATCGGTATACATTGACATAATCTTCTGCTTAACGGTATCAGCGTCGTCCGCCAAATAGATCCCGTTATTTAAGCTCTTGCTCATTTTGGCATTGCCATCAATCCCTGGCAGCCGGCCAAGACCCTTTGGTGGAAAATAGCCTTCGGGTTCAACCAACACATCTTTGTGATAAGTCCGATTGAACGTACGCACAATCTCACGAGTCTGCTCCAGCATTGGCTCCTGATCGTCACCCACGGGCACCGTTGTCGCCTTAAACGCCGTAATGTCAGCCGCCTGACTAACGGGATAAATGAAGAAACCTGCTGGAACGCTATCACCAAAGGCTTTTTGTTTAATTTCAGCTTTCACGGTTGGATTACGTTCCAGCCGGTTCACCGTCACCAGATCCAAGTAGTAAGCCGTTAATTCAAACAAAGCCGGAATCTGGCTTTGTACCAGAATCGTCGTCTTGTCTGGGTCAATCCCAACCGCCAGATAATCCAAGGCCACTTCCAGCAAAGAGTGGCGAATTTTTTCTGGATCGTTGGCGTTGTCCGTCAATGCCTGCGTATCGGCAATCATAACAAACGGTTCGTATTCTCCAGAGTTCTGCAGTTCCACACGATTTTTCAGTGAACCAATATAGTGACCAATATGTAACCGTCCTGTTGGTCGATCACCTGTTAAAATGATTTTCTTTGCCATACTTGTTTCCTCCTTATATTGTGAGCGCGAGCCAGCGTGGGTGAAACCGGAGTGTAAGCGGCCTTGGGCGTGATGGTCGCACTTTGACCATTGCGACCAAGGTCCTTATGCGCAGGTTGCAGCGCTGGCGAGCGCGTTATAGTGAGCGCGAACAGGAGCGCTTAGAAACCGGAACATAAGCGGCTTTGGGCGTGATGCCCGATTTTTGGTCATTGCGATCAAGGTCCTTATGCGCAGGTTTCTGCGACTGTGAGCGCGTTATCGTAAAAAAAGCGCCCTATGTCATAACAACATAGGACGCAAGCGCGCGGTACCACCTAACTTGTCCGTCTTGCGGACCTCTCTTGGCTTAAGGCGCACCCACCGAACATAACGCAAACGACCCAACTTTGCCTACCATGGTCATCGACGTCACAGCATTGCCGACTCTCTGGAGACCACTTAGATAAGCTACTCATCGTTTGTGTGAATATGGGTTTAGGTTAGCTAAATTCGCTAGTGATGTCAATGCAAGGTTACATCTGTGACTTATCATTGGTTTTACAGCAGATACTGCAAATCACTCTGCGCACTTGGATAAGCATAGATCTTGTTTAAATCACTCGGCTTTTCACCAGCATCAATGGCCGATGCGAAGGTATTGATCAAGTCCTCAGCCAAGCTGGCTAAGACGACAGCACCGGCAAGTCGGCCGGTCTTTTTGTCGACAATGGTCCAAACTTGCGCGTCAGGATCCTGGACCCGATTGTAAGTGTACCAGTGGGTCATCTCGTTGTGTTTGACGGTGTACTGATCAGGCGCTGCTTCAGCGGCCTCTAATGAAACCCCGACTTTGGCTAACTCCGTTGGGCCAAAGACGATAGTCGGAATGGCCGAATAGCTAATGGGTGCTTGGTCGCCTAAAATTTGGTTGGCAACATAACGGCCTTCGAAGCCGGCTACCGGTGTTAATTTAGGCTGTGGCTTCAAATTGACATCGCCGATTGCATAAATCGTCTCAACTGCGGTGCGAAGATGGTCGTCAACCGGAATACCACGCGTATCAGCCTTAATACCAGCATTGGCTAGCCCGAGGTCGGCAACATTGGCGATACGACCCATGGCAGTGATTGCCATGTCAACATTCAAATCGAAGTTATCAGCATGTAGATGGGTCATGGTACCTAAGGGCGTGATTTTAGTCAGTTCGACGTTAGGATGAAAATGAATCCCGGTCTTGGCAAGCAATGGTTTTAAAGCTTCGGTAGCGACTTTGGGGAATGCCCGTAACAACCGATCAGAATGACCGATGATATGCACATCTGCGCCAGCCGCTGCAGCAATGTTGGCCAGTTCGACACTGACATAACCGGCTCCGATGAAGGCAATGCTGGTTGGTAACTGATCAAGGTCCAGAAAATCCCGACTCGTTTTAAGCAGATTGGCCCCTGGAATGTCCGGATAACGAGGCGTGTGCCCAGTCGCGATCACAATATGTTCACCGGTCACGTTTTGGGAGCCAACTTTGACAGCATGTTCACCTAAAAGCTGAGCATGACCATACAACGTCGTGATTCCAGCATGAGTCAGGCCATTCAATGTGCCAGCAGGTACGCCGGTTGTGTAACTGCGCTTGAAGGCCATTAAGGATGGCCAGTCAATCTTCGCCGCCCCGCTGATCCCAAAACCATTCATCCGCAAGGCAGCATTTTTAACTTCGACACCGCGATACAGCATTTTTTTCGGATCGCAGCCATAGTTGGGACAGGTGCCGCCCCACAAATCGTTTTCAACGACTAATACTTTTTGCTTTGCTGCTAAACCGTAAGCTGCTGCTAAGCCGCCTGGGCCGCCACCAATCACAATCGTTCCATAATCATAAGCCATCACGATCACTCCTTCGTCTCTGTGTTCTGATCGACAAATGCACTTGCGAGATAAGCGACAACACTATGGGTATTGACCACAAACGCACCATGTTCACTATTCACGCGCAACGCCTCATGCGCATCTAAAAGCGGCAACGCCTCGGCCAGCGTCAAGTTGCCGCCAACCGCATGCCGGGCCGACACATCCGCTGCAAATGGTGCTAACTGACTGAGCGTGACCTGCAGGCCCTGATTGGCTTGCGCTCCCTTGAACAAATCCGCCACGAAATCGTTAGCCGGATTGGTCGCAATTTCTTCCGGCGTATCAACCTGCAAGAGTTTGCCACCGCGCATCACGCCGATCCGATCACCAAGTTTCATCGCTTCAGCCATATCGTGGGTCACAAAAATGACAGTGGTCTTCAAGGCACGATGCAAATGCAGCAGCATATCCTGAAGCTGAGTGCGGGAAATCGGATCTAATGCTGAGAACGGTTCGTCCATCAAGACCACCTTAGGCCGTGATGCTAAGGCCCGCAAAATACCGATGCGTTGCTGCTGCCCGCCGGATAATTCGCTTGGCATGCGATTGCGATACTCGGCTGGCGGCAAATCAACTGTTGTGAGTAACTCGTCTGTTGCCGTCCTAATTTTTTGGCGCGACCAGCCCTTCATTTCGGGGATCACGGCAATGTTTTGCGCCACTGTCATGGTTGGAAACAAGGCGATCTGCTGCAGGACATACCCCAGATCCCACCGCAAGTCGCGCATTTTGTAACTGGTGAGCGGTTTGTCGGCAAATTCGATGACGCCGCTCGTTGGATCAACCAAACGATTGATCATTTTCAGCGTCGTGGTTTTACCGCTGCCGGAGGTGCCGACTAGCACAAACAACTCCCCTTGATCGACCTTCAGACTAAGATCGTTGACCACGGGCTTGCTGTCATATTCCTTTGTGACGTGTTCAAGACTGATCAATGCCATCAGCGCACCTCCTTCAGCAAGCCATGCTGAACCAAATAGCGGTGAGCCACAGTTGCGGCCTTTTTGTTCTTCACACTCACGGCATAATTCATGGTCTGCATCTGTTTTTCCGTAATTTGACCAGCCAACTTGTTCAATGCAGCTACAAGTTGCGGGTGTTTTTCGGCAAAGGCCGTTCGCATCAATGGTGCACCGCGATAAATCGGAAACAACCCCTTATCATCTTGCAACGCCACCAGATGATATTGCCGCAGTTGCGCATCAGTCGTATACCCATCGGTCAAATTGATCTGCCCGCGGTCTAAAGCTTGGTAACGCAAGGAAGCATCCATTGAATCCACCTTAAACTGCAAGCCGTATTTTGATTGGATGCCCTTATACCCGTCTTGCCGGTCAATGAACTCTAAATCAAATCCGGCGCGAATGGATGGTGCAATTTTGCCAAGATCGCTAATGGTATGCAGATCATAACGCTTGGCAAAACTTTCCTTAACGACTAAAGCATAGGTGTTGTTATACGCCATCGGTTTGAGATAACTCAGGCCTTGTTTAGCAAGCAGTTTCTTTGCAAGTGGATAATTATCTTTACCAGCCGTCACCTGTTGTTGCTGAGCGGCAGATGGTTTCGTCAAACTTGCCAGAACCGTCCCGGAAAACTCAGGGTATATGCCGATCTTATCGGTTCTCAACGCATTGTACAAGAAGCTCGTCTGTCCAAAGTTCGATTTCAACGTGACCCCGACATCAGGATCAGCTTTTTGAATGAGTTCTTTGTACATATTGATCAAAATATCCGGTTCACTGCCTAGTTTTCCCGCAATCGTGATAGTTTCCTTTGGTGCGGTCGCATAAGTGTATACTTGGCTGCCAACCATACCAAGGACGGCAACCGCCACAACCCCGACACTGACCTTCCAACTGACTTTTTGCATGACATTTAAGAGCCACGAAAAGACAATCGCCAATAGCGCTGCTGCCAAAGCACCCATTAAAGTTAACGCCGCATCATTTCGATCAATACCTAGCAAAATGAACGTGCCTAAGCCACCGGCGCCGATCAAAGCTGCCAGCGTCGCGGTACCAATGATCATGACCATTGCAGTCCGGACGCCCGACAAGATAACCGGTAAGGCGATGGGCAATTCAACTTTGAACAACTTCCGCAATCGACTCATGCCAAACGCATCGGCTGCTTCTTCATAGGAAGGATCAATATCGCGTAAACCGATATATGTATTTTGAAAAATCGGCAATAAAGCATACACCACTAAAGCAATAATCGCTGGCAGTGTCCCGATACCCACAAACGGAATCAACAACCCTAACAAGGCCAACGAAGGAATGGTTTGCAAAACACCAGTCACTTGCAGCAGCACTGCCGCGGTTTTGTGATGCGTCTGGACCCAAACGGCCAATGGAATCGCAATCACAACGGCGATCATCAAGGCAATTAAAGATATTTCGATATGTTGCCCCAAGGCACTAAGCAACTCGCCGTGCCGTTCAGAAATTGTCCGCCACAAATCAGCCATGTTATGCCTCCAATTGAATGTGATATGAGTAAGTGTAACACCTAGTTTTCACGTGCAACAAGATAAGGTGTGTTATATTCTGGCAAGTTCATCTTTCTTCTGGGAGCTGGTGAAATAACGGTAGTTCGCGTTAACTTCGCAGGCGCCTGCCACTGTCTTAAACGCTTCAAGAGGCAGTGCCATGGGCAATCAAGCTCGAATACTAGGATAGAAAGCAGAGAGTTGGCGGAGCGGCGATGGGCTCAGTGGTGAGATTGGTCTTAGCAGAGTGGTTTTCTCCGCTTAGACCAAGGCCGAGCTTCGAGACAGCGCGCCGGGCTTGCGCGTTGGCTCGAAGTCGTGCCCACCACTCTAGCTTCGCGGTCGCCACCCCGAATCGCCGCGGAGCCAACTCGGACAATAGGATCAAGCTTAATTAGAGTAGAGCCGAGAAAAGCTTGACACATACGGGCCTGCTCACGCTCTTTACTTTTCCAAGTGCCCAGCGTACAATTATCGACACCATTTTAAACACCGAAAGGAGCGCCGTTTCTATGGAAAATGCAACGAAGGCAGAAGAACAGGCTCGGGTCACGGCGGTCATTGAGAAGCTCAAGGCAAGGCTAGCGGCCATTCATGACCAGATCGAAGCGGCGCACAAAGAAACCAGCCGGATTGAACGATCTTACGGTGAAAATACCAAGGTCAACGTTACCGAAGTCGATGACCAAATGGAAACCAACGCTGCGGTTCAACAGCAGAAAGTCATGGTTGCCCGCGCCGTCGAAAATGAAACCATTCTCAAACACGAAGGTAATCGTCTCACCCTGCTAGCGGACAATCCTTATTTTGGCCGTATCGATATTGACGAAGATGGCGATCCCGACACGCTTTATATCGGCACTGCCACCTTCATTGACCAAGATGGCGAATTCTTGGTTTATGATTGGCGCGCGCCGGTAAGTTCTATTTATTACAACGGTACCCTTGGCGATGTCAGCTACGATACACCAGCAGGCGAACAACACGCCACTTTGAAAAA
This genomic window from Lacticaseibacillus paracasei subsp. paracasei contains:
- a CDS encoding dihydrolipoyl dehydrogenase family protein, whose product is MAYDYGTIVIGGGPGGLAAAYGLAAKQKVLVVENDLWGGTCPNYGCDPKKMLYRGVEVKNAALRMNGFGISGAAKIDWPSLMAFKRSYTTGVPAGTLNGLTHAGITTLYGHAQLLGEHAVKVGSQNVTGEHIVIATGHTPRYPDIPGANLLKTSRDFLDLDQLPTSIAFIGAGYVSVELANIAAAAGADVHIIGHSDRLLRAFPKVATEALKPLLAKTGIHFHPNVELTKITPLGTMTHLHADNFDLNVDMAITAMGRIANVADLGLANAGIKADTRGIPVDDHLRTAVETIYAIGDVNLKPQPKLTPVAGFEGRYVANQILGDQAPISYSAIPTIVFGPTELAKVGVSLEAAEAAPDQYTVKHNEMTHWYTYNRVQDPDAQVWTIVDKKTGRLAGAVVLASLAEDLINTFASAIDAGEKPSDLNKIYAYPSAQSDLQYLL
- a CDS encoding ABC transporter ATP-binding protein, which gives rise to MALISLEHVTKEYDSKPVVNDLSLKVDQGELFVLVGTSGSGKTTTLKMINRLVDPTSGVIEFADKPLTSYKMRDLRWDLGYVLQQIALFPTMTVAQNIAVIPEMKGWSRQKIRTATDELLTTVDLPPAEYRNRMPSELSGGQQQRIGILRALASRPKVVLMDEPFSALDPISRTQLQDMLLHLHRALKTTVIFVTHDMAEAMKLGDRIGVMRGGKLLQVDTPEEIATNPANDFVADLFKGAQANQGLQVTLSQLAPFAADVSARHAVGGNLTLAEALPLLDAHEALRVNSEHGAFVVNTHSVVAYLASAFVDQNTETKE
- a CDS encoding ABC transporter permease/substrate-binding protein — encoded protein: MADLWRTISERHGELLSALGQHIEISLIALMIAVVIAIPLAVWVQTHHKTAAVLLQVTGVLQTIPSLALLGLLIPFVGIGTLPAIIALVVYALLPIFQNTYIGLRDIDPSYEEAADAFGMSRLRKLFKVELPIALPVILSGVRTAMVMIIGTATLAALIGAGGLGTFILLGIDRNDAALTLMGALAAALLAIVFSWLLNVMQKVSWKVSVGVVAVAVLGMVGSQVYTYATAPKETITIAGKLGSEPDILINMYKELIQKADPDVGVTLKSNFGQTSFLYNALRTDKIGIYPEFSGTVLASLTKPSAAQQQQVTAGKDNYPLAKKLLAKQGLSYLKPMAYNNTYALVVKESFAKRYDLHTISDLGKIAPSIRAGFDLEFIDRQDGYKGIQSKYGLQFKVDSMDASLRYQALDRGQINLTDGYTTDAQLRQYHLVALQDDKGLFPIYRGAPLMRTAFAEKHPQLVAALNKLAGQITEKQMQTMNYAVSVKNKKAATVAHRYLVQHGLLKEVR